In the genome of Pieris napi chromosome 16, ilPieNapi1.2, whole genome shotgun sequence, one region contains:
- the LOC125057358 gene encoding sperm-associated antigen 7 homolog, with the protein MDLLGSILNSMQKPPTASEAQKTAMRNHKEACERKHKEEKVMINKFRQRVEDKISNFIKDGTKPHLQFDPMDQMYRSMIRDVAETAGVQVISFGQEGIDRYSVIYLKDKGPSEDELTVRRNGGVWDEEKALEMAKKREYDKLAQQEDVVERGKKRKNNDELSGTFYKQKYAHLIGQEAALDAAQKTNVNKSYGEVPSENKKDQRSIEQTMADIKAKKMKKIETDKLLEVTENI; encoded by the coding sequence ATGGATTTATTAGGATCTATCTTAAATTCTATGCAAAAGCCACCAACTGCGAGTGAGGCCCAAAAAACTGCTATGCGAAACCACAAAGAAGCATGTGAAAGAAAACACAAAGAAGaaaaagtaatgattaataaatttagaCAGCGGGTAGAAGACAAGATCagtaacttcattaaagatgGTACAAAACCACACTTACAATTTGATCCAATGGATCAAATGTACAGATCAATGATACGAGATGTTGCTGAAACGGCGGGTGTTCAAGTTATTTCTTTTGGTCAAGAGGGAATTGACCGATATTCAGTTATTTATCTAAAAGACAAGGGCCCATCTGAGGATGAACTTACGGTGAGGAGAAATGGAGGTGTTTGGGATGAGGAAAAAGCTTTGGAAATGGCAAAAAAACGAGAATACGATAAACTTGCTCAGCAAGAAGACGTAGTAGAAAGGGGAAAGAAGCGTAAAAACAATGACGAATTGAGTGGAACATTCTATAAACAGAAATATGCTCATCTTATTGGCCAGGAGGCAGCTCTCGACGCGGCTCAGAAGACGAATGTCAATAAGAGTTACGGCGAAGTCCCGAGTGAAAATAAGAAGGATCAAAGGTCCATTGAACAGACTATGGCAGATATCAAAGcgaagaaaatgaaaaaaatcgaAACTGACAAACTGTTAGAGGTTACCGAGAACATTTAG